From one Candidatus Eisenbacteria bacterium genomic stretch:
- the nuoH gene encoding NADH-quinone oxidoreductase subunit NuoH, which yields MLEYVLLALIKSVVVFVALLLTVAYLTLLERKVVARTRVRVGPTRVDPAGILEPIADGIKLLLKEDIVPSQADRPIYILAHVLSLAAAFATFAVIPFGNEIHLFGRKISLSVADVNIGVLYVFAISSLGVYGIIFGAWASNSKYPLMGGLRSAAQMVSYELCLAFSVIGVVMITRSMSLSDLVDGQAHLWFLVLQPMGFLVFLVASFAEVNRLPFDLLEAENELVGGFHTEYGSTKFAMFFLGEYGNMITASAMVTTLYLGGWQGPFLPPVVWFLVKVFVLLFLFVWVRATLPRFRYDQLMKFSWKVLLPLSVANIVATGVVLALVD from the coding sequence GTGCTTGAGTACGTGTTGCTTGCGTTAATCAAGTCCGTCGTGGTTTTCGTGGCGCTGCTGCTCACGGTGGCTTATCTCACTCTTTTGGAGAGGAAGGTTGTGGCCCGCACACGGGTGCGCGTGGGACCGACCAGGGTGGATCCCGCGGGCATTCTGGAGCCCATCGCGGACGGGATAAAGCTGTTGCTCAAAGAGGACATTGTTCCGTCACAGGCGGACCGCCCCATATACATTCTCGCCCACGTTCTGTCGCTGGCCGCGGCGTTTGCCACGTTTGCCGTTATCCCGTTTGGCAACGAGATACATCTGTTCGGCCGCAAGATATCTCTCTCCGTTGCGGACGTGAACATCGGGGTTCTTTACGTGTTTGCCATCTCTTCGCTGGGAGTCTACGGCATCATATTCGGGGCCTGGGCTTCTAACAGCAAGTACCCGCTAATGGGAGGACTTCGTTCGGCGGCACAGATGGTGAGCTACGAGCTCTGCCTCGCCTTTTCCGTAATAGGCGTCGTCATGATCACGCGCTCAATGAGTCTCTCGGATCTGGTGGACGGTCAAGCGCACTTGTGGTTCCTGGTCCTGCAACCAATGGGCTTCTTGGTCTTCCTTGTGGCCTCGTTTGCCGAGGTGAACAGGCTTCCCTTCGACCTGCTCGAGGCCGAGAACGAGCTCGTAGGCGGGTTCCACACTGAATACGGCAGCACGAAATTCGCAATGTTCTTCCTCGGAGAATACGGAAACATGATCACGGCCTCGGCCATGGTCACGACACTGTACCTCGGCGGTTGGCAGGGACCCTTCCTGCCCCCCGTGGTCTGGTTTCTGGTGAAAGTCTTTGTCTTGTTGTTTCTGTTTGTCTGGGTGAGAGCAACGCTGCCCAGATTCAGATACGACCAGTTGATGAAGTTCAGTTGGAAGGTGCTCCTGCCGCTTTCCGTCGCGAACATCGTCGCAACGGGCGTTGTCCTCGCTCTGGTGGACTGA
- a CDS encoding DUF4097 family beta strand repeat-containing protein: MKTRVLLFGVLCFALLFSSCCCVGGARHDWNRYKNEFEKSYAIRTPARVTVKNLDGFVHVNAWDKNEVSVTGVVSVRAENEKDALKLMKEIDVIISHEDNSLSIRVERKRHTELSELWRLGSDWKVDIELSVPRECALAVSTVDGDVRVSEIKGAHKLSTVDGSIDAQGVEGAIECRTVDGGCSIKDVSGDVSVNTTDGGIRVRGILSGLSVKSVDGGIRVEAAEGSAVSRQWVLSSVCGSITLGVPPSLSADLEASTTDGHISIAVPAELSAMTERKVSARLGRGGGTVSVSTTDGSIKVRASGAEGEESGD, translated from the coding sequence ATGAAGACGAGAGTGCTTCTGTTTGGAGTTCTGTGCTTTGCGCTTCTGTTTTCTTCGTGCTGTTGCGTTGGTGGAGCACGCCACGACTGGAACCGGTACAAGAATGAGTTCGAGAAGTCGTACGCCATAAGGACTCCCGCGCGCGTCACCGTGAAAAATCTCGACGGTTTTGTTCACGTGAACGCGTGGGACAAGAATGAAGTCTCCGTCACAGGCGTGGTCAGCGTGAGGGCGGAAAACGAGAAGGATGCTCTCAAGTTGATGAAAGAAATAGACGTCATAATATCCCACGAGGACAATTCGCTCTCCATCAGAGTGGAAAGGAAGAGACACACGGAACTCTCGGAGTTGTGGCGCCTCGGGTCGGACTGGAAGGTCGACATCGAGCTGTCCGTTCCCAGAGAGTGTGCCCTCGCTGTTTCTACGGTCGACGGCGACGTGCGCGTGAGCGAGATCAAGGGTGCGCACAAACTCTCCACCGTGGACGGATCGATCGACGCCCAAGGTGTGGAGGGTGCAATCGAGTGCCGGACCGTAGACGGCGGCTGCTCGATCAAGGACGTCAGCGGAGACGTGAGCGTCAATACGACGGACGGTGGCATCAGGGTCCGAGGGATACTCTCGGGCTTGAGCGTCAAGTCGGTTGACGGAGGGATCCGCGTTGAGGCCGCCGAGGGCAGCGCGGTGTCACGACAATGGGTGCTCTCGTCCGTCTGCGGGTCGATAACGTTGGGCGTTCCTCCCTCCCTGTCGGCCGACCTTGAGGCCTCGACCACGGACGGACACATTTCTATCGCTGTTCCTGCCGAACTCAGCGCGATGACGGAGCGAAAGGTATCCGCAAGACTCGGACGTGGTGGCGGCACCGTCTCTGTTTCCACGACGGATGGTTCGATAAAGGTCAGAGCCAGCGGCGCCGAAGGGGAGGAATCCGGCGACTAG
- a CDS encoding NADH-quinone oxidoreductase subunit A, with translation MLLKYVPVLIWITLTASAALAVLALSHFLGRKKPTSAKLSPYECGIVPSGDARKPIPVRFYLIAMVFLIFDIEAAFLYPWAVVYRRMRFVGLAEMGLFMLILFIGYVYLWKKGVFDWED, from the coding sequence ATGCTCTTGAAATACGTTCCCGTTCTCATCTGGATAACACTCACGGCGTCCGCGGCACTGGCGGTGCTGGCTCTCTCCCACTTTCTCGGCCGCAAGAAACCCACCTCGGCCAAGCTTTCACCTTACGAATGTGGAATCGTCCCGAGTGGCGACGCAAGGAAGCCCATCCCCGTGCGGTTCTATCTGATCGCGATGGTGTTTCTGATTTTCGACATCGAGGCGGCCTTCCTCTATCCGTGGGCCGTGGTGTACCGAAGGATGCGTTTCGTCGGCCTGGCAGAAATGGGTCTTTTCATGCTTATTCTCTTCATCGGATATGTCTACCTGTGGAAGAAGGGCGTGTTTGACTGGGAGGATTGA